GCCCCACCAGTCCAGCTCCGTGCACGGCAGCCGCGCGCCCTGGAAGATGGGCGCATGGCCCAGCCCGGTGACGATGGGGGCCCCCACCTGCCGGAGCGAGGGCAGGTCCAGGTGATCATAGTGGTTGTGGGAGACGAGGCTGGCGGCGATGGGCGGCAGCTTCCCGGGGGGCACCCCCGGGGGCACGTTGCGGTGGACGATGTGGTGGAGGCTCTCGCTGAACACCGGATCCACGAGCAGGGAGACCCCGTCGAGCTGCACCAGCCAGCTCGCGTGGCCGAGCCACGTCAGCCGGGCGCCCTCGCCCGGGGCCGGGGGGGTGGCCAGCGCGGCGAGGTCCGGCTCGACGCGGGGCACGGCGGTCCGGTCCGGAGACTTGCGCCGCCGGCCCGCGAGCTTGTCCGCCACGGCCCACTTGAAGATGGTGCCAAAGCCGTGCGGCTCACTGCCATCGAGGTTCTTGAAACGCGTCGCCATGGGGCTCTCCGGTTCCCCCCTTATATCGATAGAAGGGCGCTGGACCCGGTATGAGGGGGTGGGCTGATCAGGGGGGCTGTGGGGGCATGTATCTTGAGAAAAACCCAGAGGGCCGGCAACTCGGGGAGGGGAAACGCGACAACCAGGACAGCTTCTCGGTTCTCAATACTTGAGGGTTCTTCATGACCGCCGTCAGCGCCGCCCGTTCCGCCACCCCCGCCCGCGTCTCCACCACCGCGGCCAGCGCTCCCGTGTTGCGCCAGGGCGCCACCGGGAGCTCGGTGGTTCAGCTGCAGAACCTGCTGCGCAACCACGGCCACAACGTCACGGCGGACGGCGCGTTCGGCCCGAAGACGGCGGCGGCGGTGAAGTCCTTCCAGCAGTCGCGGGGCCTGGCGGCCGACGGCGTCGTCGGCCCGAAGACGTGGGCGGCGCTGCGCAGCGCGCCCCCTTCCGCGCAGGGCGCGCTGAAGCTGGGCTCCAAGGGGCCCGAGGTCTCGCAGATTCAGCAGCAGCTGCGCAACCACGGCTACAACGTGGCGGTGGACGGGGACTTCGGCGCGAAGACGCAGGCGGCGGTGAAGTCCTTCCAGCAGTCGCGCGGGCTGGTGGCTGACGGCATCGTCGGGCCGAAGACGCGGCAGGCGCTGGCGGGCGGGGTGTCGCAGCCGGGCACGCCCGCGGGCG
Above is a genomic segment from Stigmatella erecta containing:
- a CDS encoding MBL fold metallo-hydrolase — translated: MATRFKNLDGSEPHGFGTIFKWAVADKLAGRRRKSPDRTAVPRVEPDLAALATPPAPGEGARLTWLGHASWLVQLDGVSLLVDPVFSESLHHIVHRNVPPGVPPGKLPPIAASLVSHNHYDHLDLPSLRQVGAPIVTGLGHAPIFQGARLPCTELDWWGSTRVGPVTVHYVPSQHWSRRSLADANRMLWGGFVIEGSSARLYHSGDTAYFEGFREIGRRYPGIDAAMLPIGAYDPAWFMSKQHMNPEEAVQAFEDLGAARFLAMHWGTFKLTDEPLDEPPQRLDTEWTRRQWPREKLHVLAVGESLTVRHG
- a CDS encoding peptidoglycan-binding protein, whose translation is MTAVSAARSATPARVSTTAASAPVLRQGATGSSVVQLQNLLRNHGHNVTADGAFGPKTAAAVKSFQQSRGLAADGVVGPKTWAALRSAPPSAQGALKLGSKGPEVSQIQQQLRNHGYNVAVDGDFGAKTQAAVKSFQQSRGLVADGIVGPKTRQALAGGVSQPGTPAGGKQVTAYHNGKPSTITVVPVGNGQYMRADAARNFKAMQAAAAKAGVNLTATSGFRSMEQQRVLYQKYLNGTGNLAAKPGYSNHQGGISMDIGGINGYGTNAYKWMQNNAAKYGFANDVKGEHWHWTYKGGGVG